In Geminocystis sp. NIES-3708, a single window of DNA contains:
- a CDS encoding TIGR04376 family protein, with product MGIFEDFSNFLESRLEEFLQSNPHLNLTIIAQELNTQKQDTTRLISSLELELKKIENDILNLGKEIQTWHKRIEKAKTAGRLDLATEAENRQSLLLNQGNLLWQKMEQNKQKIVKNKQLLISLETKQQEVNLKIAQLKAKEQNTDYSHTQNNQSSSSSYNSTDDLETKFHQWEIEQELQEMKNNLK from the coding sequence ATGGGTATATTTGAAGATTTTAGTAATTTTTTAGAATCTCGCCTAGAAGAATTTTTACAAAGTAATCCACACTTAAATTTAACAATTATTGCCCAAGAATTAAACACTCAAAAGCAAGATACTACTAGATTAATTTCTAGCTTAGAATTAGAACTTAAAAAAATAGAAAATGATATTTTAAATCTAGGAAAAGAAATACAAACTTGGCATAAACGCATTGAAAAAGCAAAAACTGCTGGGCGATTAGATTTAGCTACAGAAGCAGAAAATAGACAATCGTTATTGTTAAATCAAGGTAACTTACTGTGGCAAAAAATGGAACAAAATAAACAAAAAATAGTTAAAAATAAACAATTATTAATTTCTTTAGAAACAAAACAACAAGAAGTAAATTTAAAAATAGCTCAATTAAAAGCAAAAGAACAAAATACTGACTACTCACACACTCAGAATAATCAATCTTCATCCTCATCCTATAATTCTACAGATGATTTAGAAACTAAATTTCATCAGTGGGAAATAGAACAAGAATTACAAGAAATGAAAAACAATTTAAAATGA